A single genomic interval of Coccidioides posadasii str. Silveira chromosome 1, complete sequence harbors:
- a CDS encoding uncharacterized protein (antiSMASH:Cluster_1.5~SMCOG1293:aldehyde oxidase and xanthine dehydrogenase~EggNog:ENOG410PHQC~COG:F~BUSCO:317at33183) encodes MALAVQLSEQELAREARAALAAVTEKYDDTLRFYLNGTEVTLDSVDPEATLLEYLRGIGLTGTKLGCAEGGCGACTVVVSYRNPTTKRIYHASVNACLAPLVSVDGKHVITVEGIGDVKNPHPVQQRIAVGNGSQCGFCTPGIVMSLYALLRNNPSPSEHDVEEAFDGNLCRCTGYRSILDAAQSFSAPKCCQSSGGGGCCMERGSKGCSKPEKDDSTLSTVKQTFKAPEFIPYSPGTQLIFPPALHNHKLLPLAFGNKKKRWYRPVTLRQLLEIKNIYPDAKIIGGSTETQIEIKFKAMEYADSVYVGDIPELKQYSFKDNCLELGGNVSLTDLEDICDEAVKKFGPLRGQPFTAIKKQIRYFAGRQIRNVASPAGNIATASPISDLNPVFVATRTTLIAESLDEKSEIPMCNFFKGYRSTALDSNAVVTGLRIPASQVKGEFLRAYKQAKRKDDDIAIVNAALRVSLDDSNVVTSSNLIYGGMGPVTMPAPKAEKFLVGKQWTDPATLEGVIDCLERDFTLPSSVPGGMPTYRKSLAFGFFYRFYHDILSNLQHPQAFSDADSVPEIERAISMGQKDHGAAAAYEQGILGKETPHVSALKHATGTAQYTDDIPTQKNELFGCLVLSGKARAKILNIDFDRALDIPGVVEYVDHRDLPNPEANWWGQPPADEVFFAVDEVLTAGQPIGMILATSPRAAEAGSRAVRIEYEELPAILSIEQAIEKDSFYDYKPYIRNGNPEGAFAKADHVFSGTSRMGGQEHFYLETQACVAIPKPEDGEMEIWSSTQNPTETQKYVANVTGVAANKIVSRVKRLGGGFGGKESRSVQLACICAVAAKKSKRPVRCMLNRDEDMITTGQRHPFLCHWKVGVTKEGKLLALDADVYANVGYSRDLSTAVVERALSHIDGVYNISNVHVRGYLCRTNTMSNTAFRGFGGPQGMFFAESFISEIADHLDIPAEEIRQINMYKPNEKTHFNQELRDWHVPLMYQQVLDESDYAARRKTVTEYNKAHKWSKRGLAIIPTKFGISFTVTFLNQAGALVHIYRDGSVLVAHGGTEMGQGLHTKIVMIAAEALKVPQADVHISETATNTVANTSPTAASASSDLNGYAVFNACQQLNDRLQPYREKMPNASMTELADAAYHDRVNLSANGFYKTPDIGYKWGENTGQMFYYFTQGVTAAEVQIDTLTGDWTPLRADIKMDVGHSINPAIDYGQIEGAFIQGQGLFTTEESLWHRASGHLFTRGPGAYKIPGFRDIPQIFNVSLLKDVEWENLRTIQRSRGVGEPPLFMGSAVFFAIRDGLRAARKQWGVDDVLSLWSPATPERIRISCCDPLVERGRVEDRGDGFFVVI; translated from the exons ATGGCACTGGCTGTACAGCTGTCCGAGCAAGAACTGGCCCGAGAGGCTCGGGCTGCCCTTGCTGCAGTTACAGAGAAGTACGATGATACGCTTCGATTCTACCTGAATGGCACCGAAGTCACGCTGGACTCTGTAGATCCGGAGGCGACGCTGCTGGAGTATCTTCGAGGAATAGGGTTGACAGGGACCAAGCTGGGATGCGCAGAAGGCGGTTGTGGAGCTTGCACCGTG GTCGTTTCGTACCGGAATCCGACAACGAAGAGAATATACCATGCTTCTGTGAATGCCTGCCTAGCTCCGTTGGTCAGTGTCGACGGCAAGCATGTTATTACTGTCGAGGGTATCGGCGACGTTAAGAATCCCCACCCCGTCCAACAAAGAATAGCGGTGGGAAATGGAAGTCAATGTGGCTTCTGTACGCCTGGAATTGTTATG AGTCTATATGCCCTTCTCCGCAACAATCCAAGTCCCTCCGAACACGATGTTGAAGAGGCATTTGACGGAAACCTCTGTCGGTGCACCGGATACCGTTCAATATTAGATGCTGCTCAGTCTTTCTCCGCACCAAAATGTTGTCAATCAAGCGGAGGAGGTGGCTGTTGCATGGAACGGGGTTCTAAAGGCTGCAGCAAACCCGAAAAGGATGACAGCACTCTTTCTACAGTGAAGCAGACATTCAAAGCGCCCGAATTCATTCCTTATTCCCCGGGCACGCAACTGATCTTTCCACCCGCCCTTCACAATCACAAACTACTCCCTCTGGCATTCGGAAATAAGAAGAAGCGCTGGTATCGACCTGTGACCCTCCGTCAGCTGCTAGAAATCAAGAATATATACCCTGATGCCAAAATCATCGGAGGAAGTACAGAAACTCAGATTgaaataaaatttaaagctATGGAGTATGCCGATTCAGTGTACGTGGGTGATATACCGGAACTGAAACAGTATTCCTTTAAAGATAATTGCCTTGAGCTGGGAGGAAACGTTTCGTTGACGGATCTTGAAGATATCTGTGACGAAGCGGTGAAAAAGTTTGGGCCACTCAGAGGGCAACCTTTTACTGCGATCAAGAAACAAATTCGTTATTTTGCTGGACGGCAAATCCGAAATGTGGCCTCTCCCGCTGGTAATATAGCCACTGCTTCTCCTATCTCCGATTTGAACCCTGTCTTCGTGGCCACGAGAACGACTTTGATTGCAGAGTCTCTAGACGAGAAGAGTGAGATACCCATGTGTAATTTTTTCAAAGGATACAGGTCCACGGCTTTAGACTCCAATGCGGTTGTGACTGGATTGCGAATTCCTGCGAGTCAGGTAAAGGGGGAATTTCTCAGGGCTTACAAACAGGCTAAACGAAAAGACGACGATATTGCTATCGTCAACGCAGCGCTGCGGGTATCTCTGGACGATTCCAACGTCGTAACTAGTTCCAACTTGATTTATGGAGGCATGGGGCCAGTGACCATGCCAGCTCCGAAGGCTGAAAAGTTTTTGGTTGGCAAACAATGGACTGATCCTGCCACTCTCGAAGGAGTGATAGATTGTCTTGAAAGAGACTTTACCCTTCCATCGTCTGTTCCAGGGGGAATGCCGACGTACCGCAAAAGTCTTGCCTTTGGATTCTTTTATCGGTTTTACCATGACATCTTGTCGAACCTGCAGCATCCACAGGCTTTCAGCGATGCCGATTCTGTACCAGAGATTGAGAGAGCAATTTCCATGGGCCAGAAGGATCATGGTGCAGCAGCCGCTTACGAGCAAGGTATCTTGGGAAAAGAGACTCCGCATGTCTCGGCGCTGAAGCACGCAACTGGGACGGCCCAGTACACGGACGATATTCCGACACAGAAGAATGAACTTTTTGGCTGCCTTGTTCTTTCAGGGAAGGCGCGGGCCAAGATCCTGAATATTGATTTTGACCGGGCTTTGGATATTCCTGGGGTAGTGGAGTATGTGGATCATAGAGATCTGCCGAACCCAGAAGCCAACTGGTGGGGTCAGCCGCCAGCCGACGAAGTATTCTTTGCGGTCGATGAAGTACTCACGGCCGGACAGCCGATTGGCATGATACTTGCAACTTCCCCAAGAGCGGCCGAGGCGGGATCTAGAGCGGTTAGGATTGAATATGAAGAGCTACCTGCGATTTTGAGCATTGAGCAAGCCATTGAGAAGGATTCATTCTACGATTATAAACCATATATAAGGAATGGAAATCCCGAAGGCGCTTTTGCAAAAGCCGATCATGTGTTCAGTGGCACATCCAGAATGGGTGGCCAAGAGCATTTCTACCTGGAAACGCAGGCTTGCGTTGCTATCCCAAAGCCAGAGGACGGGGAGATGGAGATTTGGAGCAGCACTCAAAACCCTACAGAAAC TCAAAAGTATGTTGCAAATGTAACGGGCGTCGCGGCCAATAAAATCGTGTCTCGAGTAAAACGCCTTGGCGGAGGTTTCGGCGGCAAAGAGTCGCGATCGGTTCAGTTGGCATGTATATGTGCAGTAGCCGCTAAAAAATCAAAGAGGCCTGTCCGTTGCATGCTTAATCGGGATGAAGACATGATTACCACTGGGCAGCGTCACCCTTTCCTATGCCACTGGAAAGTTGGCGTGACGAAGGAAGGGAAGCTGTTAGCCTTAGATGCAGACGTCTATGCCAATGTTGGTTATTCCCGCGATCTTTCCACGGCTGTTGTCGAACGAGCGTTGTCGCATATAGATGGCGTCTATAATATCTCAAACGTCCATGTTCGGGGCTATTTATGTCGCACGAACACCATGTCTAACACAGCATTTAGGGGCTTTGGGGGACCTCAAGGCATGTTCTTTGCGGAATCTTTCATTTCCGAGATCGCCGATCATCTGGATATTCCTGCAGAGGAGATTCGCCAGATAAACATGTACAAACCCAACGAAAAGACACATTTCAATCAGGAATTGAGAGATTGGCATGTTCCTCTGATGTATCAGCAGGTTTTGGACGAGTCGGACTATGCGGCTCGCCGCAAGACGGTCACAGAATATAACAAGGCTCACAAATGGTCCAAGAGGGGCCTGGCAATCATTCCGACAAAATTTGGTATCTCGTTTACAGTAACTTTTCTAAACCAAGCAGGGGCACTGGTGCATATCTATCGAGATGGCAGTGTCTTGGTTGCACATGGTGGAACAGAGATGGGCCAGGGTCTCCATACCAAGATTGTAATGATAGCGGCGGAGGCACTCAAAGTTCCTCAGGCAGACGTCCATATATCTGAGACAGCCACTAATACCGTGGCGAATACTTCGCCCACAGCTGCTTCAGCCAGTTCGGATCTTAACGGCTATGCGGTTTTCAACGCGTGCCAACAGCTCAATGACCGCCTCCAGCCTTATAGAGAAAAAATGCCGAACGCGTCGATGACGGAACTGGCAGATGCGGCATACCATGACCGTGTAAACTTGTCGGCAAATGGATTTTACAAAACTCCAGATATAGGGTATAAGTGGGGCGAGAACACCGGGCAGATGTTCTACTATTTCACTCAAGGAGTGACCGCTGCGGAAGTCCAGATCGATACTCTGACTGGCGACTGGACGCCTCTTCGAGCCGATATAAAAATGGACGTCGGACACAGCATCAATCCAGCCATTGATTATGGGCAGATCGAGGGCGCCTTCATCCAAGGCCAAGGGTTGTTCACAACAGAAGAGAGCCTTTGGCACCGTGCCTCCGGACACCTCTTCACTAGGGGACCCGGCGCATATAAGATCCCCGGATTCCGCGATATCCCCCAGATTTTTAACGTGAGCCTGCTAAAGGACGTCGAGTGGGAAAACTTGCGCACAATCCAGCGCTCTCGGGGTGTCGGCGAACCGCCTCTGTTCATGGGAAGTGCTGTGTTCTTTGCAATCAGAGACGGCCTGAGAGCCGCTAGGAAGCAGTGGGGTGTGGATGATGTTTTGAGCTTATGGAGTCCGGCGACGCCGGAGAGGATACGGATCAGCTGCTGTGATCCACTTgtggagagagggagagtaGAAGATCGGGGAGATGGGTTCTTTGTCGTTATCTAG